A genomic window from Micromonospora violae includes:
- the malQ gene encoding 4-alpha-glucanotransferase: MNRRLAALANAHGVSTWYEDWRHRRVEVAPETVVGVLGLLGVDATSPTAIADALAAARAVDRSALPQTVVLTQGRRRALPGPGVVSLEDGGRRAVDGELPADLPLGWHRLTCADREVTLVVVPRRLPVPPRTWGWMLQLYTLTSERSWGMGDLGDLAEFTGWAGATGAGLVLLNPLHAVGPAHPVATSPYSPASRRFVNPLYLRVSDTAAYRAVDPATRAVVDALRPDRGPLIDYDEVWAAKRHALELLHPYAQPVDPAADPALTSFATWCALAERHGNDWRAWPAELHHPDAPAVAEQRRQLADRVAFHAWLQHLCDEQLDAVTAAARSAGMPVGVVHDLAVGIDPGGADGWQLADVLAQGVRVGAPPDDFNQLGQDWGLAAWRPDRLAATGYAAYRDMLRRALRHAGGLRVDHVAGLWRLWWVPPGGGAAEGTYVRYDAEAMLGILALEAHRAGAVVVGEDLGTVQPAVTRGLRGRNMLGSTVLWFARDEAGDFVAPARWPRNALATISTHDLPTAPGFLTGEHVRVRDELKLLGTDVAQERARAAADRERLLTMLRAENLLPEPTPRPPTVAVASAGAEQRAVVEPARPDATAAPDDSEVVVAMHAALAASPTRLLGVSLYDVLGEVRQPNMPGTVDEYPNWRLPLPLSVAQIRADPRVGRIVDLLNAARPHAARPGPAEAAPPPGQLSQSKRAGSPRKSA; encoded by the coding sequence ATGAACCGACGATTGGCCGCACTGGCCAACGCGCACGGCGTTTCCACCTGGTACGAGGATTGGCGGCACCGCCGCGTCGAGGTCGCACCGGAGACGGTGGTGGGCGTGCTGGGGCTGCTCGGCGTGGACGCCACCAGCCCGACCGCGATCGCCGACGCGCTCGCCGCAGCCCGCGCGGTCGACCGGAGCGCGCTGCCGCAGACGGTCGTACTCACCCAGGGCCGCCGCCGGGCGCTGCCCGGCCCGGGGGTGGTGAGCCTGGAGGACGGCGGCCGCCGCGCGGTCGACGGCGAGCTGCCGGCGGACCTGCCGCTGGGTTGGCACCGGCTGACCTGCGCCGATCGGGAGGTGACACTGGTGGTGGTGCCGCGCCGCCTGCCGGTGCCGCCGCGGACCTGGGGGTGGATGCTCCAGCTCTACACGCTCACCTCGGAGCGCTCCTGGGGCATGGGCGACCTCGGTGACCTCGCCGAGTTCACCGGCTGGGCCGGTGCCACCGGGGCAGGGCTGGTGCTGCTCAACCCGCTGCACGCGGTCGGGCCGGCGCACCCGGTGGCCACCTCACCGTATTCGCCGGCCAGCCGACGCTTCGTCAACCCGCTCTATCTGCGGGTCAGCGACACCGCCGCGTACCGGGCGGTGGACCCGGCGACCCGTGCGGTGGTCGACGCGTTGCGCCCCGACCGGGGGCCCCTGATCGACTACGACGAGGTGTGGGCCGCCAAGCGCCACGCCCTGGAGCTGCTGCACCCGTACGCCCAGCCGGTGGATCCTGCCGCGGACCCGGCGCTGACGAGTTTCGCCACCTGGTGCGCGCTCGCCGAGCGGCACGGCAACGACTGGCGGGCCTGGCCGGCGGAGCTGCACCACCCCGACGCCCCGGCGGTCGCCGAGCAGCGTCGGCAGCTCGCCGACCGGGTCGCCTTCCACGCGTGGCTGCAACACCTCTGCGACGAGCAGCTCGACGCCGTCACGGCGGCGGCCCGGTCGGCGGGGATGCCGGTCGGCGTCGTACACGACCTGGCCGTCGGCATCGACCCGGGCGGCGCGGACGGGTGGCAGCTCGCCGACGTGCTGGCCCAGGGTGTGCGGGTCGGCGCGCCGCCGGACGACTTCAACCAGCTCGGCCAGGACTGGGGGCTCGCCGCCTGGCGGCCGGACCGGCTCGCCGCCACCGGCTACGCCGCCTACCGGGACATGCTGCGCCGCGCGTTGCGGCACGCCGGCGGTCTGCGCGTCGACCATGTCGCCGGCCTGTGGCGGCTGTGGTGGGTGCCGCCGGGCGGCGGCGCGGCCGAGGGCACCTATGTGCGGTACGACGCCGAGGCGATGCTCGGCATTCTCGCGTTGGAGGCGCACCGGGCCGGTGCGGTGGTGGTCGGTGAGGATCTCGGCACGGTCCAACCGGCGGTGACCCGGGGGCTGCGGGGGCGCAACATGCTCGGCTCGACGGTGCTGTGGTTCGCGCGTGACGAGGCCGGTGATTTCGTCGCGCCGGCCCGGTGGCCGCGCAACGCCCTCGCCACGATCTCCACCCACGATCTGCCCACCGCGCCGGGCTTCCTGACCGGTGAGCACGTGCGGGTGCGCGACGAGTTGAAACTGCTCGGCACCGACGTGGCGCAGGAGCGGGCCCGCGCCGCCGCCGATCGGGAACGGCTGCTCACGATGCTGCGCGCCGAGAACCTCCTGCCCGAGCCGACACCGCGGCCACCGACCGTAGCTGTCGCCTCCGCGGGTGCAGAGCAAAGGGCGGTTGTCGAGCCGGCGCGGCCCGATGCGACCGCGGCACCCGATGACAGCGAGGTGGTGGTGGCGATGCACGCCGCGCTCGCGGCCAGCCCCACCCGGCTGCTCGGCGTCTCTCTCTACGACGTGCTGGGCGAGGTGCGCCAACCCAACATGCCGGGCACGGTGGACGAATATCCGAACTGGCGGCTGCCGCTGCCGCTCAGCGTGGCGCAGATCCGCGCCGACCCCCGGGTGGGCCGGATCGTCGACCTGCTCAACGCCGCCCGCCCGCACGCCGCCCGACCTGGCCCCGCCGAGGCGGCGCCACCGCCGGGTCAGCTCAGCCAGTCGAAGCGGGCCGGCAGCCCGAGGAAGTCGGCGTAG
- a CDS encoding carbohydrate ABC transporter permease encodes MAVETTGRAKLRWGLLDVLVVVFALVPVLWIASLSFKTPATLTDGNFIPREWTLDNYRTIFDTDQFVRALINSIGIALIATLIAVVLGAMAAYAISRLDFPGKKLLVGVSLLIAMFPQVSLVSPLFEIERQLKIFDTWPGLILPYITFALPLAIYTLSAFFKQIPWDLEKAAKMDGATQGQAFRRVIAPLAAPGLFTTAILVFIFCWNDFLFAISLTSTERSRTVPAALSFFTGASQFEDPTGAICAAAVVITVPIILFVLFFQRRIVSGLTSGAVKG; translated from the coding sequence ATGGCTGTCGAAACCACTGGCAGGGCAAAGCTGCGCTGGGGTCTGCTCGACGTCCTCGTGGTCGTCTTCGCGCTGGTCCCGGTGTTGTGGATCGCATCGTTGTCGTTCAAGACGCCGGCCACCCTCACCGACGGGAACTTCATCCCCCGGGAGTGGACGCTGGACAACTACCGGACCATCTTCGACACCGACCAGTTCGTCCGGGCGTTGATCAACTCGATCGGCATCGCGCTGATCGCCACGCTCATCGCTGTCGTGCTCGGCGCGATGGCCGCGTACGCGATCAGCCGGTTGGACTTCCCCGGCAAGAAGCTCCTGGTCGGCGTCTCGCTGCTGATCGCGATGTTCCCGCAGGTGTCACTGGTGTCGCCGCTGTTCGAGATCGAGCGTCAGCTCAAGATCTTCGACACCTGGCCGGGGCTGATCCTGCCGTACATCACCTTCGCGTTGCCGCTGGCGATCTACACGCTGTCGGCGTTCTTCAAGCAGATCCCCTGGGACCTGGAGAAGGCCGCGAAGATGGACGGCGCCACCCAGGGGCAGGCGTTCCGGCGGGTCATCGCGCCACTGGCCGCGCCCGGGTTGTTCACCACGGCGATTCTGGTCTTCATCTTCTGCTGGAACGACTTCCTGTTCGCCATCTCGCTGACCTCCACCGAGCGGTCCCGTACGGTGCCGGCCGCGTTGTCGTTCTTCACCGGCGCGTCGCAGTTCGAGGACCCCACCGGGGCGATCTGCGCCGCCGCCGTGGTGATCACTGTTCCGATCATCCTGTTCGTTCTCTTCTTCCAGCGTCGCATCGTGTCCGGTCTGACCTCCGGCGCAGTCAAGGGATAG
- a CDS encoding ABC transporter ATP-binding protein — MADIVLDKVSKSFPDGTVAVQDVDLEIADGEFVILVGPSGCGKSTTLNMIAGLEDISSGELRIAGQRVNDKAPRDRDIAMVFQSYALYPNMTVRENMAFPLRLAKLDKETIDRKVDEAAKVLELTSLLDRKPANLSGGQRQRVAMGRAIVRQPKAFLMDEPLSNLDAKLRVQMRTVVSRLQKQLGTTTVYVTHDQTEAMTLGDRVVIMRGGAVQQVGPPQELYDHPRNLFVAGFIGSPSMNFLHAAVQDGELHTALGQVPLGDRVRRELEAADAPRELILGIRPEHFEDAELVDDDTRRRGMEFEAPVDIVESMGSDKYVYFTVEGEKASAAELEELAADAGAADFAGAGGNLVTRLSAESPVAEGQTRRVWFNLEKIHLFDPSNGRNLTLHEGRAAGALAD, encoded by the coding sequence ATGGCTGACATCGTGCTGGACAAGGTGAGCAAGAGCTTCCCGGACGGGACCGTCGCCGTGCAGGACGTCGACCTGGAGATCGCCGACGGCGAATTCGTCATCCTGGTCGGGCCCTCGGGCTGTGGTAAGTCCACCACCCTGAACATGATCGCCGGGCTGGAGGACATCAGCTCCGGTGAGCTGCGCATCGCCGGGCAGCGGGTCAACGACAAGGCGCCCCGCGACCGGGACATCGCCATGGTGTTCCAGTCGTACGCGCTGTACCCGAACATGACGGTGCGGGAGAACATGGCGTTCCCGCTGCGCCTGGCCAAGCTCGACAAGGAGACCATCGACCGTAAGGTCGACGAGGCGGCGAAGGTGCTGGAGCTGACCTCGCTGCTGGACCGTAAGCCGGCCAACCTCTCCGGTGGTCAGCGTCAGCGGGTGGCGATGGGCCGGGCGATCGTCCGCCAGCCGAAGGCGTTCCTGATGGACGAGCCGTTGTCCAACCTCGACGCCAAGCTGCGGGTGCAGATGCGCACTGTGGTGTCCCGCCTGCAAAAGCAGCTCGGCACCACCACCGTCTACGTGACCCACGACCAGACCGAGGCGATGACCCTCGGCGACCGCGTGGTGATCATGCGCGGGGGTGCGGTGCAGCAGGTCGGGCCGCCGCAGGAGCTGTACGACCACCCGCGCAACCTCTTCGTGGCCGGGTTCATCGGCTCCCCGTCGATGAACTTCCTGCACGCCGCCGTGCAGGACGGCGAGCTGCACACCGCACTGGGTCAGGTGCCGCTCGGTGACCGGGTTCGCCGGGAGCTGGAGGCCGCGGACGCGCCCCGCGAGCTGATCCTCGGCATCCGGCCCGAGCACTTCGAGGACGCCGAACTGGTCGACGACGACACCCGTCGGCGGGGCATGGAGTTCGAGGCGCCGGTGGACATCGTCGAGTCGATGGGCTCGGACAAGTACGTCTACTTCACCGTCGAGGGCGAGAAGGCCAGCGCGGCCGAGTTGGAGGAGCTGGCCGCCGACGCGGGCGCCGCCGACTTCGCCGGTGCCGGCGGCAACCTGGTGACCCGGCTGTCCGCCGAGTCCCCGGTCGCCGAGGGGCAGACGCGGCGGGTCTGGTTCAACCTGGAGAAGATCCACCTGTTCGACCCGTCCAACGGCCGCAACCTCACCCTGCACGAGGGTCGGGCCGCCGGGGCGCTCGCCGACTGA